Genomic DNA from Catellatospora sp. TT07R-123:
CGTCCCAAACCCGCGATCATGGCCAACCGCGCCGCCCTCGGCACGCGCTCCGACCGCACCAGCCCCGGCGCGCGCACCAACCGTCCCGCCCTCGACGTGCGCACCAGCCACGCCAGCCCCGGCGTGCGCACCAGCCGCGCCGCCCTCGGCGTGCGCAGCGGCCGCGTCAGCCCCGGTGGGTGCGCTAGCCACGCCAGCCGCGGTGGGCGCACCAGCCGCGTCAGCCTCGGTGGGCGCGCCGGATGCGTCAGCCTCGGTGGGTGTACCGGATGCGGGGCGGCTGTCGGTGTCCCCGGCCTCCTCCGCGCCAGGCTCGGCGCCCTCCGGCGCGGGCCGGGCCCACGGGGGCACCCAGGCCGCAGCCTGTTGCTGTAGGGACTCGTTGTCACTCATCGTCGTCTCCCCCACCCTCGCCGGGCTCTTCCTCCGGCTCGGTCTCCTGCTCCACGGCCTCCGCGTCGGCGTCAGACTCGGCGTCCGCGGCGGCCAACGCCTGGCGCGCGTCGCCGTCGCCGTCGTACTCCTCGACCGCCAGTTCCCCGCTCGCGGCCTCGCCGCCGATCCAGTTGACGGTCAGCTCGCCGAGCGCCGTCTCCTGGTCGAAGCCGACCAGGCCTTCCCGGTACAGCTCCAGCAGGGCCAGGAACCGGGCCACGATCTCCAGCGTGTTCTCACAGTCGGCGGTGAGCTCGCGGAACGTGGCCTTGCCGAGTTCGAAGATGCGGGCACGCAGCATCTCGGCGTGTTCGCGGACGCTGACGCGGATCTGGTGGATGTGCGCGACCGACACGGTCGGCACGACCTTGGGGGTGAACACTTTGAGCGCGAGCTTCGCCAGCCGGTCGGGGCCGATGCCGAGCACCAGGTCGGGCAGGGCCTCGGCGTACTGGGGTTCGAGGGCGACGGCGCGGGGCCAGCGGCGTAGGCCGTGGGCTTCGAGGTCGGCGATGAACGCGGCGGCCTGCTTGAACGCCCGGTACTGCAGCAGCCGGGCGAACAGCAAATCGCGGGCTTCCAGCAGGGCGAGGTCTTCCTCGTTCTCGACCTGGGCGGTGGGCAGCAGCCGCGCGGCCTTCAGGTCGAGCAGGGTCGCGGCGATGACGAGGAACTCGCTGGCCTCGTCGAGGTCCCAGTCCTTGCCCATGGCGCGGATGTGGCCGATGAAGTCGTCGGTGACCCGGTGCAGCGCGACCTCGGTGACGTCGAGCTTGTGCTTGCCGATGAGCTGCAGCAGCAGGTCGAACGGGCCTTCGAAGTTGGTGAGCCGTACGGTGAAGCGCCCGGAACCGGACGGCTCGGCGGACTGCTCGGCCGCCGGGGGCGCCGTCACCACAGGATCACTCACGTCGGACAGTATCCCAGCAGCTCACTTGGACCACGCAGCCCGGTCGGCCACAACATGCTCGCCTGTTTCCGCGGCCTTAATCGGCGGCATCCTTCGCTGCGCTACGGATACCACCGAACGGCCGCTGCACCAGGCGACGATCGGGATCAGGCGTTCAGCGCCGGGCGGCCTCGGCCGCGATGACCTCGCGGGCGAGCTGGCGGTAGTTGCGGGCGCCGGAGGAAGCCGGGTCCAGGGACGTGATCGGCGCACCGGCGACGGTCGACTCGGGGAACTTGACCGTCTTGGTGATCACGGTCTGGTACACCTTGTCGCCGAACGCCTCGACGACCCGCTGGAGCACCTGGCGGCAGTGGGTGGTGCGGCTGTCGTACATGGTGGCGAGGATGCCTTCGAGTTCGAGGTCGAAGTTGAGGCGCTCGCGGACCTTGTCGATGGTGTCCAGCAGCAGGGCCACGCCCCGGAGGCTGAAGAACTCGCACTCCAGCGGGATGAGCACGCCGTGGGCGACGGTCAGCGCGTTGATGGCCAGCAGGCCCAGCGACGGCTGGCAGTCGATCAGGATGTAGTCGTACTCCTTGCGGACCGACTTGAGCACCCGGGCCAGGGCCATCTCGCGGGCGACCTCGTTGACCAGCTGGATCTCGGCCGCGGACAGGTCGATGTTGGCGGGCAGCAGGTGCAGCCCGGCAACGTCGGTCTTGATGATGACGTCCTCGGCGGTGACGTCGTCCTGCATGAGCAGGTTGTAGACCGACAGGTCGAGGTTGTGCGGGTTGACGCCGAGGCCGACCGACAGCGCGCCCTGGGGGTCGAAGTCGACCAGCAGCACCTTGCGGCCGTATTCGGCCAGCGCGGCGCCCAGGTTGATGGTCGTCGTGGTCTTGCCGACGCCACCCTTCTGGTTCGCCATCGCGATGATGCGGGACGGGCCGTGGCGGTCCGTCGGCATCGGTTCGGGGATCTCCTTGCGCGCGGTGTAGGCAGACGGATCCGCTGGACCCAGGTCAGCACCGAGGTCCAGAGCGGACTGTTCCGCTCGCAGCGTCGAGGTCCACGCCTCAGCGCGACCGTTGCCTGCCATCTCCGTTACGCCCTTCCCGACGACTTCCGACCGTCCGGTTGAGGCGCCGTCGTGAGTCGGGCCATCAGCTTCCCAACCGGCTGTTTGTTGTCGTCGTCGTCCGACTGTACGTCACCGGGGGGCTTCGGCGTACCGCACGGCTCGGCGTGTCGGCCATCCGGGATCACGACATGACGGTGCCGGCGACGGAGATCGTCGCCGGCACCGGGAAAACGCAGGTCAGGCAAGCAGATCGGTGAG
This window encodes:
- a CDS encoding ParA family protein, yielding MAGNGRAEAWTSTLRAEQSALDLGADLGPADPSAYTARKEIPEPMPTDRHGPSRIIAMANQKGGVGKTTTTINLGAALAEYGRKVLLVDFDPQGALSVGLGVNPHNLDLSVYNLLMQDDVTAEDVIIKTDVAGLHLLPANIDLSAAEIQLVNEVAREMALARVLKSVRKEYDYILIDCQPSLGLLAINALTVAHGVLIPLECEFFSLRGVALLLDTIDKVRERLNFDLELEGILATMYDSRTTHCRQVLQRVVEAFGDKVYQTVITKTVKFPESTVAGAPITSLDPASSGARNYRQLAREVIAAEAARR
- a CDS encoding ScpA family protein produces the protein MSDVSDPVVTAPPAAEQSAEPSGSGRFTVRLTNFEGPFDLLLQLIGKHKLDVTEVALHRVTDDFIGHIRAMGKDWDLDEASEFLVIAATLLDLKAARLLPTAQVENEEDLALLEARDLLFARLLQYRAFKQAAAFIADLEAHGLRRWPRAVALEPQYAEALPDLVLGIGPDRLAKLALKVFTPKVVPTVSVAHIHQIRVSVREHAEMLRARIFELGKATFRELTADCENTLEIVARFLALLELYREGLVGFDQETALGELTVNWIGGEAASGELAVEEYDGDGDARQALAAADAESDADAEAVEQETEPEEEPGEGGGDDDE